ATTTGCAAAATTTTGTGGATTCCCATGTTACGCCTAGCTATCAGCAAGCCACCCAAGCTTCTAGCGGTGTGAAAAGCGCTGTTAAAGTGCCAGTAACTCAAGTGCCTCCACGTCAGCAGGTTGCCCATCCGCGTCCACCTGTTGTCTCCAAAGCCCCACCCGAAAAAAGCCACCGCCAAAACTTTGCGACACCTGTAATGGAAATGAATTTCCCCATACAAGAACCAGTTTTTATAGAAGAGCAACAAGTAAGTTATTATTCCACTACTGAGTCAGATCCCAAGGGACTCAATGGCTGGTGGTTAATTATCACCATCTTGCTAATTATGCTTACTGCCTTTAGCGCTGGATATTTCGTTGTACGTCCTTTGTTTGAACATCAGAAACGTTAGTTGACACTCCCACAGTCAGCAGCAGGCTAACGAGCAATTTCTCTGCAATCACTCTCTAAATATCTGAAGATATCTGCTAAATAGCGGAATTTATCTATTTTTAGGTTATAAAAGCTACATAATATGCTAGCTTGACAGCAAATTCTTTATATTAGAACCTCAAAGATTATTTAATCAATAAATCCTTGCTGGTTCTCATGTCTCAAACATCAGGCAAAGAATCTACACTTTAAAAAAGTGGTAATTATTACATATCTTTTAGGAAAAGCACTGGTAGTTACAGCTTCAGACAAAGGATCTGGTTAGATATATAAACGAAGCTAGTAGAAGTCAGGAGTCAAGAAGATGAAAAAAGTAGAAGCTATTATCCGCCCATTTAAGCTAGATGAGGTAAAAATTGCCTTGGTTAACGCTGGTATTGTCGGTATGACTGTTTCTGAAGTTCGGGGGTTCGGACGGCAAAAAGGCCAAACTGAACGGTATCGCGGTTCTGAGTACACCGTTGAGTTTTTGCAAAAACTCAAAGTGGAAATCGTCGTTGACGACAATCAGGTTGATATGGTGGTAGACAAAATTATTGCTGCTGCCCGCACTGGTGAAATCGGCGATGGTAAAATTTTCATCTCGCCTGTTGAGCAAGTGATTCGGATTCGTACTGGCGAAAAGAACACAGAAGCAGTTTAAAAAAGTTAGGAGTTAAGAGTTAAAAGTTATGGGTTGTGAGTCAGGACTAAATGAATGAAGATTTAACAGAATTCATAAATCCTAACTCTTGTACAGACGCGATTAATCGCGTCTGTACTCTTAACTTTTGTACAGACGCGATTAATCGCGTCTCTTAATTCTCTCCAGCTGCGGCAGTAAAGCTGTAAAAGCCTTGCCTCGATGACTTATTGAACCCTTCAACTCTCGTGTCATCTCAGCAAAGGTCAATTGCAACTCTTGGACATAAAAAATTGGATCGTACCCGAAGCCACTATCACCACGGGGCGCGTGAAGAATTTCACCACGACAAATACCTTCAGATTCTAATACGATCGCACCATCAGGACGAGCGATCGCTACTGCACAAACAAATTGTGCTTGTCGATTTACCTCGTTGCCTAATTCTTTCAATAACCTAGCAATCCGTTCTGAGTCAGTTTTGGCGTAACGTGCAGAATAAACCCCTGGTGCGCCATTTAGAGCATCTACTTGCAAACCCGAATCATCAGCAATCGCCCAGTTCCCCGTAGCTTTAGCAATTTGTGATGCTTTCAAACAAGCATTAGCGGCAAAGGTTTCGCCCGTCTCTTCAATATCCAATTCTTCAGGTTTGAGGGTTAATTCCCAACCAGAATTTTTCAGGTAAGCTTGCATTTCTCGCAACTTACCTGGATTTCCTGTGGCTACTACAAGTAATTTGGTCATTGGTAATTAGTCATTGGTCATTAGTAATTAGTCATTGGTCATTTACTAAGGACAAAGGACAAATGACTAATGACTAATAATGAATTTTACCCCGCCCACTGTTTCGCCCAAGCAAGAGTTTGATGCACTTGCTCAATTGTCGAGGCTTCGCAGTAGAGCCGTAAAACTGGCTCAGTCCCGCTAAACCGAATCATTAACCAGCTTTGATCGGCGAGGCGATATTTGTAGCCGTCAATTGTTTGGCAATCAATTACTGCTAACCCTGCAATTTCTGTTAAGGGTTTGGTTTGCAGCTGTTGCAAAAGACGCGATCGCA
The Nostoc punctiforme PCC 73102 genome window above contains:
- a CDS encoding cell division protein ZapB encodes the protein MRTTIGSVHRNSSTPTTQAYPPSVPLSVYRELSAELQAAQARLNALTTQNQQLTQENQLLRQEIIKVVDSFSYLQNFVDSHVTPSYQQATQASSGVKSAVKVPVTQVPPRQQVAHPRPPVVSKAPPEKSHRQNFATPVMEMNFPIQEPVFIEEQQVSYYSTTESDPKGLNGWWLIITILLIMLTAFSAGYFVVRPLFEHQKR
- a CDS encoding P-II family nitrogen regulator translates to MKKVEAIIRPFKLDEVKIALVNAGIVGMTVSEVRGFGRQKGQTERYRGSEYTVEFLQKLKVEIVVDDNQVDMVVDKIIAAARTGEIGDGKIFISPVEQVIRIRTGEKNTEAV
- the rdgB gene encoding RdgB/HAM1 family non-canonical purine NTP pyrophosphatase encodes the protein MTKLLVVATGNPGKLREMQAYLKNSGWELTLKPEELDIEETGETFAANACLKASQIAKATGNWAIADDSGLQVDALNGAPGVYSARYAKTDSERIARLLKELGNEVNRQAQFVCAVAIARPDGAIVLESEGICRGEILHAPRGDSGFGYDPIFYVQELQLTFAEMTRELKGSISHRGKAFTALLPQLERIKRRD